One stretch of Salarias fasciatus chromosome 19, fSalaFa1.1, whole genome shotgun sequence DNA includes these proteins:
- the LOC115407145 gene encoding mitochondrial ribonuclease P catalytic subunit-like yields MKMIVEPRRASFPKSVFAAGTAKRTTDMLRKKQTCFPRIRKNRRRGRLNGGRGTGRMQPPDRPLTTTEWRKLKESWETPQRFDIQMMGALFTSRAELDIAKSLLTFVAMETGTLSYELLLRYLTLCVSAGHDAEVFEVYDIMRGSFPALDTGASSLFIKPSAGPVFHAVTTHYGDIIEAAVRHGDRATAWSLYDELLEKG; encoded by the exons ATGAAAATGATCGTAGAGCCAAGAAGGGCCTCCTTCCCAAAATctgtgtttgctgctgggaCGGCGAAGCGGACCACAGACATGCTCAGGAAAAAACAGACCTGCTTTCCCAGGATaaggaagaacaggaggagagggaggctgaACGGAGGGAGAGGAACAG GAAGGATGCAGCCTCCTGACCGGCCGCTCACCACCACTGAGTGGAGGAAGCTGAAAGAGTCGTGGGAAACCCCACAACGTTTTGACATCCAGATGATGGGTGCACTGTTCACTTCCAGGGCAGAGCTGGACATAGCCAA GTCTCTGCTCACATTTGTCGCCATGGAAACTGGCACGCTGTCTTACGAGCTGCTTCTCCGGTATCTGACGCTGTGTGTGAGCGCGGGCCACGACGCCGAGGTGTTTGAGGTCTATGATATCATGCGGGGCAGCTTCCCGGCTCTGGACACAGGAGCCTCCAGTCTGTTCATCAAGCCTTCAGCAGGACCG GTCTTCCACGCCGTCACCACGCACTACGGGGACATCATAGAAGCAGCAGTACGCCACGGCGACAGAGCCACTGCCTGGAGTCTTTATGACGAGTTACTGGAGAAGGGTTGA
- the LOC115406382 gene encoding protein FAM177A1-like translates to MADLSLCLTNVSVSLSQPMDTEKHQSAEGDFESVEMGDLTGTKGRVKVPRRTIYFASGETMEEYSTDEEEEEEEPVKKEISHVDASKLTWGPYFWFHMWRMATNTISVCDYMGERLASLFGITTSKYQYAIDEYYRIKKEEEEEEEENRLAEEAERNFAEQQKAKQEEQATLHHATVEQPEAAATSFVNISFELEPEPALRSPDTNRVPSPLPS, encoded by the exons ATGGCAGATTTGTCGTTGTGTTTGACTAATGTCAGCGTTTCTTTGAGTCAACCTATGGACACTGAAAAG CATCAGAGTGCAGAAGGGGACTTTGAGAGCGTGGAGATGGGGGACCTAACGGGTACGAAAGGGAGGGTGAAGGTTCCCCGCAGGACCATTTACTTTGCCAGTGGAGAGACCATGGAGGAATACAgcactgatgaagaggaggaagaggaggagccggtGAAGAAAGAAATCTCTCATGTTGATGCG TCTAAATTAACCTGGGGTCCTTATTTCTGGTTCCACATGTGGAGAATGGCCACTAACACCATCTCAG TGTGTGACTACATGGGGGAGAGACTGGCCTCTCTGTTCGGCATCACTACTTCAAAGTACCAATACGCGATTGATGAGTACTACCGTATCAAGAAAGAG gaggaagaggaggaggaggagaaccgctTGGCCGAGGAGGCAGAGCGGAACTTCGCCGAGCAGCAGAAAGcgaagcaggaggagcaggccacTCTCCACCACGCCACCGTGGAGCAGCCGGAGGCGGCCGCCACCTCCTTCGTGAACATCAGCTTCGAGCTGGAGCCCGAGCCTGCCCTCAGGAGTCCAGACACCAACAGAGTCCCATCACCCCTCCCCTCCTGA
- the LOC115407146 gene encoding LOW QUALITY PROTEIN: serine/threonine-protein phosphatase 2A regulatory subunit B'' subunit gamma-like (The sequence of the model RefSeq protein was modified relative to this genomic sequence to represent the inferred CDS: inserted 1 base in 1 codon), with product EKEASNSNKDEKSEEEKKAEVTELFSKFYTEWRGGSSNDPSYKTIPRFYFKLPAEDEVLLQKLREESRAVFLQRKSRELLDNEELQNLWFLLDKHQVPPVNGEEAMINYEAYLQVGEKAGPKCKKFFTAKVYAKLLHNDPYGRISIMQFFNYVMRKVWLHQTRIGLSLYDVAGQGYLRESDLENYILELIPTLPQLDGLEKSFYSFYVCTAVRKFFXFLDPLRTGKIKIQDILACSFLDDLLELRDEELSKESQESNWFSAPSALRVYGQYLNLDKDHNGMLSKEELSRYGTATLTSVFLDRVFQECLTYDGEMDYKTYLDFVLALENRKEPAALQYIFKLLDMENRGYLNVFSLNYFFRAIQEQMKLHGQEPVSFQDVKDEIFDMVKPRDPYKITLQDLVNSCQGDTVASILIDLNGFWTYENREVLVANDNDAGNTADMDDT from the exons GAAAAAGAGGCTAGCAACTCCAACAAAG ATGagaaaagtgaagaagagaagaaagcagAGGTAACCGAGCTGTTCTCAAAGTTTTACACcgagtggaggggagggagcagcaaTGACCCGTCCTACAAGACCATCCCCCGGTTCTACTTCAAG CTACCTGCAGAAGATGAGGTGTTACTTCAGAAACTGCGAGAGGAATCCAGAGCTGTGTTCCttcagaggaagagcagagagcTGCTCGATAACGAGGAGCTGCAG AACTTGTGGTTTCTGCTTGACAAACACCAAGTGCCCCCAGTGAATGGAGAGGAGGCGATGATCAACTATGAAGCCTACCTCCAGGTGGGGGAGAAAGCTGGGCCTAAGTGCAA AAAATTTTTCACAGCCAAAGTGTATGCCAAGCTACTCCACAATGACCCCTATGGCCGGATCTCCATCATGCAGTTCTTCAACTACGTCATGAGGAAAG TGTGGCTTCATCAGACCCGAATTGGCCTGAGTCTGTACGACGTGGCAGGACAAGGTTACCTCAGAGAATCG GATCTGGAGAATTACATCCTGGAGCTGATCCCCACCCTGCCTCAGCTGGACGGGCTGGAGAAGTCCTTCTACTCGTTTTACGTCTGCACCGCCGTACGCAAGTTCT TTTTCCTCGACCCTCTTCGAACAG GAAAGATAAAAATCCAAGATATCTTGGCCTGCAGTTTTCTGGATGACCTCTTGGAA CTCAGAGATGAAGAGCTGTCCAAGGAGAGCCAAGAGTCAAACTGGTTCTCGGCTCCGTCGGCTCTCCGGGTCTACG GTCAGTACCTGAACTTGGATAAAGACCACAACGGCATGTTGAGCAAAGAGGAGCTGTCCCGTTATGGCACGGCCACGCTCACCTCCGTGTTCCTGGACAGAGTCTTTCAGGAGTGTCTCACCTACGATGGGGAAATG GACTACAAGACCTATCTGGACTTTGTGTTGGCCCTTGAAAACAGGAAGGAGCCCGCTGCATTACAGTATATTTTTAAACTCTTGGACATGGAGAATCGGGGATACCTCAATGTCTTCTCTCTCAACTACTTCTTCAGG GCCATCCAGGAGCAGATGAAGCTGCACGGTCAGGAGCCCGTCTCTTTCCAGGACGTGAAG GATGAGATCTTCGACATGGTGAAGCCCAGAGACCCGTACAAGATCACGCTGCAGGACCTGGTGAACAGTTGCCAGGGCGACACAGTCGCCAGCATCCTGATCGACCTCAACGGCTTCTGGACCTACGAAAACAGGGAGGTGCTGGTTGCCAATGACAACGACGCCGGCAACACAGCCGACATGGACGACACTTAA